The following proteins are encoded in a genomic region of Vanessa tameamea isolate UH-Manoa-2023 chromosome 4, ilVanTame1 primary haplotype, whole genome shotgun sequence:
- the LOC113394450 gene encoding villin-like protein quail isoform X2, producing the protein MDTYQEDEGGQPRTAPQEATFRTVPRDHTTFLIWRVTESGTELLHRSHYGTFYDTEAYLLYSCSLPGQPAGPDVIRRETKENGNGEYAERHVHTWASERSGTLAALTVRRATQLLNHLGTPVVLYRESATKESPRMLSYFRDGIRILRNGSLNGSARLYRVRGHRPVVLQLEPVSWAQLSSDGVFVLDTSSLIVLWLGRAANLIEKIFGAKIAYRMARGPEKGMMIRRIAIAHDGYEQTLPVADRELLNNLLELRSRSIRPPPTVAESPRPARLYKVTQPPRTSPINVPSQKSAARLEEIKRAPLYREDLHDDSVYIVDGGSRGVWAWVGASAPPSESRGALAAARGLARAKRLSGPVATMVAGREPLEFAALFHRWSWADARRDVRVRAARSATTKLDAVSLASNAWLAAEAQLPDDGSGSLRVWRVSPDGALCEVERPQQAAFYDQDCYIALYTYHAPTGDQTILYYWMGGSSPNELRNLGAKEAKDLYTKLARLPIQAWIYQGKEPAHFLQIFKGRMITYIGSATDYDPSGRRVIPPPRALIRVSGQYAREARGAQVGRGAGAGACYVLRDGARVWVWCAASATGDEREVAKNMAAADHTLVMQGKEKADFWAALGDRRQLLEVSPLKEVERPLPPRLFYVSLGVAGQYSFEEIASFSQYELAPEMAALLDAHAAVFVWLGAHCGPRARDDARALALAYLAHDPAARDSETPIIVISQSREPPNFTGFFPHWKNSMWKGHKTFSAIVSALEGKAIVRGSNNSLNSGNSENRFDQHEKYPLSVLRGPKEHMPSDVDPLTKELYLTHDDFVSTFNMAYNEFRSLPSWKQKELKKSVGLF; encoded by the exons ATGGACACTTATCAG GAAGACGAGGGAGGACAGCCGCGGACTGCGCCGCAAGAGGCTACCTTCCGCACTGTTCCTCGAGATCACACCACCTTTTTGATCTGGAGAGTCACG GAATCGGGCACGGAGCTCTTACATCGGTCACACTATGGCACATTTTACGATACTGAGGCGTATTTGCTTTATTCTTGTTCACTTCCGGGCCAGCCTGCTGGACCAGATGTTATT CGTCgtgaaacaaaagaaaatggCAACGGAGAATATGCCGAGCGACATGTGCATACCTGGGCTAGCGAACGCAGCGGCACACTAGCGGCGCTGACTGTGCGACGCGCTACTCAACTATTGAACCATTTAGGGACGCCAGTCGTCCTCTACCGGGAAAGCGCAACTAAAGAATCACCGAGAATGCTTTCATATTTTCGCGACGGTATCAG GATTCTCCGTAATGGTTCCCTGAACGGTTCTGCTCGTTTATACCGCGTGCGCGGTCACAGACCTGTGGTACTTCAATTAGAACCTGTATCATGGGCTCAGCTATCCTCAGACGGTGTGTTCGTGCTGGATACGTCAAGCTTAATCGTTTTATGGCTTGGCCGCGCTGCtaatttgattgaaaaaatTTTCGGCGCTaag ATCGCATATCGCATGGCACGTGGCCCAGAAAAGGGAATGATGATACGACGCATAGCAATCGCGCATGATGGGTACGAACAAACATTGCCAGTCGCAGATCGCGAGCTTTTGAATAATCTGCTGGAACTTCGTTCACGTTCAATTCGACCTCCGCCCACTGTCGCAGAATCGCCGCGACCTGCAagattatataaagtaacacaGCCGCCTAGAACATCTCCCATTAACGTCCCGTCACAAAAGTCAGCAGCAAGATTGGAAGAAATCAAACGAGCGCCTCTGTACAGAGAAGATTTACACGATGAT AGCGTGTATATAGTTGATGGAGGGTCACGAGGAGTTTGGGCTTGGGTAGGCGCGAGCGCACCACCTTCCGAGAGTCGTGGAGCTCTCGCAGCAGCCCGAGGCCTCGCACGAGCAAAGAGGCTATCGGGTCCGGTGGCTACAATGGTCGCAGGACGTGAGCCGCTGGAGTTCGCAGCGTTATTCCATCGCTGGAGCTGGGCGGACGCGCGTCGTGACGTACGCGTTCGAGCAGCCCGCTCCGCCACCACCAAGTTGGACGCTGTCAGCCTCGCTTCTAATGCATGGCTTGCTGCTGAA GCGCAGCTGCCGGACGACGGGTCCGGCTCGCTGCGCGTGTGGCGCGTGTCGCCGGACGGTGCGCTATGCGAAGTGGAGCGCCCGCAGCAGGCCGCCTTCTATGACCAGGACTGCTACATCGCGCTCTACACATACCACGCTCCTACGGGAGACCAGACCATACTCTATTATTGGAtg GGTGGCTCTTCGCCAAATGAACTGAGGAATTTGGGTGCTAAAGAAGCCAAAGATCTCTACACAAAGTTAGCACGTCTTCCCATTCAG gctTGGATATATCAAGGCAAGGAGCCGGCGCATTTTCTGCAAATCTTCAAAGGTCGGATGATTACTTACATCGGAAGTGCAACCGATTACGATC CGAGTGGGCGACGCGTGATCCCGCCACCCCGCGCGCTGATCCGCGTCTCAGGACAGTACGCACGCGAGGCGCGCGGCGCCCAGGTGGGGCGCGGGGCGGGCGCGGGTGCGTGCTACGTGCTGCGTGACGGTGCGCGCGTGTGGGTGTGGTGCGCCGCCAGCGCCACCGGCGACGAGCGAGAGGTTGCCAAGAACATGGCCGCCGCCGATCACACGCTCGTCATGCAGG GAAAAGAGAAAGCAGATTTCTGGGCTGCTTTGGGCGACAGACGACAGCTACTAGAGGTGTCCCCGCTTAAAGAAGTAGAGCGTCCACTACCGCCACGCTTGTTCTACGTGTCACTAGGTGTGGCCGGTCAATATTCAT TCGAGGAGATAGCGTCGTTCAGCCAGTACGAGCTGGCGCCGGAGATGGCGGCGCTGTTGGACGCGCACGCGGCCGTGTTCGTGTGGCTCGGCGCGCACTGCGGGCCGCGCGCCCGTGACGACGCGCGCGCGCTCGCTCTGGCCTACCTCGCGCACG ATCCAGCAGCTCGAGACTCCGAAACTCCTATAATTGTAATCAGCCAGAGCCGAGAACCACCAAACTTCACTGGATTCTTTCCGCACTGGAAAAATTCTATGTGGAAG GGTCATAAAACTTTTAGTGCAATCGTGAGTGCTTTGGAAGGTAAAGCAATCGTTCGAGGAAGTAACAACTCGTTAAACAGCGGGAACAGTGAGAACCGCTTCGACCAACACGAGAAGTACCCGCTGTCCGTGCTGCGCGGGCCCAAAGAGCACATGCCGAGTGACGTCGATCCGCTGACGAAGGAG CTATATCTAACCCACGATGATTTTGTGTCAACATTTAACATGGCCTACAACGAGTTCCGTTCACTGCCTTCATGGAAACAAAAGGAATTGAAGAAATCTGTGGGACTATTttga
- the LOC113394450 gene encoding villin-like protein quail isoform X1 yields the protein MHILEIGAEQEDEGGQPRTAPQEATFRTVPRDHTTFLIWRVTESGTELLHRSHYGTFYDTEAYLLYSCSLPGQPAGPDVIRRETKENGNGEYAERHVHTWASERSGTLAALTVRRATQLLNHLGTPVVLYRESATKESPRMLSYFRDGIRILRNGSLNGSARLYRVRGHRPVVLQLEPVSWAQLSSDGVFVLDTSSLIVLWLGRAANLIEKIFGAKIAYRMARGPEKGMMIRRIAIAHDGYEQTLPVADRELLNNLLELRSRSIRPPPTVAESPRPARLYKVTQPPRTSPINVPSQKSAARLEEIKRAPLYREDLHDDSVYIVDGGSRGVWAWVGASAPPSESRGALAAARGLARAKRLSGPVATMVAGREPLEFAALFHRWSWADARRDVRVRAARSATTKLDAVSLASNAWLAAEAQLPDDGSGSLRVWRVSPDGALCEVERPQQAAFYDQDCYIALYTYHAPTGDQTILYYWMGGSSPNELRNLGAKEAKDLYTKLARLPIQAWIYQGKEPAHFLQIFKGRMITYIGSATDYDPSGRRVIPPPRALIRVSGQYAREARGAQVGRGAGAGACYVLRDGARVWVWCAASATGDEREVAKNMAAADHTLVMQGKEKADFWAALGDRRQLLEVSPLKEVERPLPPRLFYVSLGVAGQYSFEEIASFSQYELAPEMAALLDAHAAVFVWLGAHCGPRARDDARALALAYLAHDPAARDSETPIIVISQSREPPNFTGFFPHWKNSMWKGHKTFSAIVSALEGKAIVRGSNNSLNSGNSENRFDQHEKYPLSVLRGPKEHMPSDVDPLTKELYLTHDDFVSTFNMAYNEFRSLPSWKQKELKKSVGLF from the exons ATGCACATCCTGGAAATAGGCGCCGAACAA GAAGACGAGGGAGGACAGCCGCGGACTGCGCCGCAAGAGGCTACCTTCCGCACTGTTCCTCGAGATCACACCACCTTTTTGATCTGGAGAGTCACG GAATCGGGCACGGAGCTCTTACATCGGTCACACTATGGCACATTTTACGATACTGAGGCGTATTTGCTTTATTCTTGTTCACTTCCGGGCCAGCCTGCTGGACCAGATGTTATT CGTCgtgaaacaaaagaaaatggCAACGGAGAATATGCCGAGCGACATGTGCATACCTGGGCTAGCGAACGCAGCGGCACACTAGCGGCGCTGACTGTGCGACGCGCTACTCAACTATTGAACCATTTAGGGACGCCAGTCGTCCTCTACCGGGAAAGCGCAACTAAAGAATCACCGAGAATGCTTTCATATTTTCGCGACGGTATCAG GATTCTCCGTAATGGTTCCCTGAACGGTTCTGCTCGTTTATACCGCGTGCGCGGTCACAGACCTGTGGTACTTCAATTAGAACCTGTATCATGGGCTCAGCTATCCTCAGACGGTGTGTTCGTGCTGGATACGTCAAGCTTAATCGTTTTATGGCTTGGCCGCGCTGCtaatttgattgaaaaaatTTTCGGCGCTaag ATCGCATATCGCATGGCACGTGGCCCAGAAAAGGGAATGATGATACGACGCATAGCAATCGCGCATGATGGGTACGAACAAACATTGCCAGTCGCAGATCGCGAGCTTTTGAATAATCTGCTGGAACTTCGTTCACGTTCAATTCGACCTCCGCCCACTGTCGCAGAATCGCCGCGACCTGCAagattatataaagtaacacaGCCGCCTAGAACATCTCCCATTAACGTCCCGTCACAAAAGTCAGCAGCAAGATTGGAAGAAATCAAACGAGCGCCTCTGTACAGAGAAGATTTACACGATGAT AGCGTGTATATAGTTGATGGAGGGTCACGAGGAGTTTGGGCTTGGGTAGGCGCGAGCGCACCACCTTCCGAGAGTCGTGGAGCTCTCGCAGCAGCCCGAGGCCTCGCACGAGCAAAGAGGCTATCGGGTCCGGTGGCTACAATGGTCGCAGGACGTGAGCCGCTGGAGTTCGCAGCGTTATTCCATCGCTGGAGCTGGGCGGACGCGCGTCGTGACGTACGCGTTCGAGCAGCCCGCTCCGCCACCACCAAGTTGGACGCTGTCAGCCTCGCTTCTAATGCATGGCTTGCTGCTGAA GCGCAGCTGCCGGACGACGGGTCCGGCTCGCTGCGCGTGTGGCGCGTGTCGCCGGACGGTGCGCTATGCGAAGTGGAGCGCCCGCAGCAGGCCGCCTTCTATGACCAGGACTGCTACATCGCGCTCTACACATACCACGCTCCTACGGGAGACCAGACCATACTCTATTATTGGAtg GGTGGCTCTTCGCCAAATGAACTGAGGAATTTGGGTGCTAAAGAAGCCAAAGATCTCTACACAAAGTTAGCACGTCTTCCCATTCAG gctTGGATATATCAAGGCAAGGAGCCGGCGCATTTTCTGCAAATCTTCAAAGGTCGGATGATTACTTACATCGGAAGTGCAACCGATTACGATC CGAGTGGGCGACGCGTGATCCCGCCACCCCGCGCGCTGATCCGCGTCTCAGGACAGTACGCACGCGAGGCGCGCGGCGCCCAGGTGGGGCGCGGGGCGGGCGCGGGTGCGTGCTACGTGCTGCGTGACGGTGCGCGCGTGTGGGTGTGGTGCGCCGCCAGCGCCACCGGCGACGAGCGAGAGGTTGCCAAGAACATGGCCGCCGCCGATCACACGCTCGTCATGCAGG GAAAAGAGAAAGCAGATTTCTGGGCTGCTTTGGGCGACAGACGACAGCTACTAGAGGTGTCCCCGCTTAAAGAAGTAGAGCGTCCACTACCGCCACGCTTGTTCTACGTGTCACTAGGTGTGGCCGGTCAATATTCAT TCGAGGAGATAGCGTCGTTCAGCCAGTACGAGCTGGCGCCGGAGATGGCGGCGCTGTTGGACGCGCACGCGGCCGTGTTCGTGTGGCTCGGCGCGCACTGCGGGCCGCGCGCCCGTGACGACGCGCGCGCGCTCGCTCTGGCCTACCTCGCGCACG ATCCAGCAGCTCGAGACTCCGAAACTCCTATAATTGTAATCAGCCAGAGCCGAGAACCACCAAACTTCACTGGATTCTTTCCGCACTGGAAAAATTCTATGTGGAAG GGTCATAAAACTTTTAGTGCAATCGTGAGTGCTTTGGAAGGTAAAGCAATCGTTCGAGGAAGTAACAACTCGTTAAACAGCGGGAACAGTGAGAACCGCTTCGACCAACACGAGAAGTACCCGCTGTCCGTGCTGCGCGGGCCCAAAGAGCACATGCCGAGTGACGTCGATCCGCTGACGAAGGAG CTATATCTAACCCACGATGATTTTGTGTCAACATTTAACATGGCCTACAACGAGTTCCGTTCACTGCCTTCATGGAAACAAAAGGAATTGAAGAAATCTGTGGGACTATTttga